Proteins from a genomic interval of Gammaproteobacteria bacterium:
- a CDS encoding MBL fold metallo-hydrolase, with protein sequence MSENVFPLPGPFRAQRIVEMQGALHAAQALFPDATREELRATDAANDARLYDRGRDFLVLSYHSIVLRTPGLTVLVDCCIGNDKPRPRHANFHQRRGTFLEDLAAAGVAPEDIDVVMCTHLHVDHVGWNTRLENGQWVPTFPNARYLFAKTEVDHWQEVLRNTPADEVNHGSWADSVAPVFDAGQAVVVGMDHEVADGIDLIGAPGHTPGNVIVRLEDRGERAYLTGDVIHHPVQVERPEWSSCFCWDPAMSAETRVKTLATVADDDAWLLPAHFPTPTAGRVRSTASGFRMAWWS encoded by the coding sequence TTGTCGGAAAACGTATTCCCGCTTCCCGGCCCGTTCCGGGCGCAGCGCATCGTCGAGATGCAGGGCGCTCTGCACGCGGCGCAAGCTCTTTTTCCGGACGCAACCCGCGAAGAGTTGCGCGCCACCGACGCGGCAAACGACGCGCGCCTCTACGACCGGGGCCGCGATTTCCTGGTCCTTTCCTATCACAGCATCGTGCTGCGCACGCCGGGCCTGACGGTCCTGGTGGACTGCTGCATAGGAAACGACAAACCGCGGCCGCGCCACGCCAACTTTCACCAGCGCCGCGGCACCTTCCTGGAAGACCTCGCCGCAGCGGGCGTGGCGCCGGAAGACATCGACGTCGTGATGTGCACCCATCTGCACGTCGATCACGTCGGCTGGAACACGCGACTCGAGAACGGCCAATGGGTGCCCACTTTTCCGAACGCGCGCTACCTGTTTGCGAAAACGGAAGTGGACCACTGGCAGGAGGTCCTCAGGAACACCCCCGCCGACGAAGTCAACCACGGGTCGTGGGCAGACAGCGTCGCGCCGGTATTCGATGCCGGGCAGGCGGTGGTGGTGGGGATGGACCACGAGGTCGCCGACGGGATCGACCTGATCGGGGCGCCGGGCCACACGCCGGGCAACGTGATCGTGAGGCTCGAAGACCGCGGCGAGCGCGCCTACCTGACGGGCGACGTGATCCATCATCCGGTCCAGGTCGAGCGGCCGGAGTGGTCGAGCTGCTTCTGCTGGGACCCGGCAATGTCCGCGGAAACGCGCGTGAAGACGCTGGCCACCGTGGCCGACGACGATGCCTGGCTGCTGCCGGCGCATTTCCCGACGCCCACCGCGGGCAGGGTCCGCAGCACCGCTTCCGGATTCCGGATGGCATGGTGGTCATGA
- a CDS encoding alpha/beta hydrolase codes for MVVMNRFAFLLLAVWLLAGAAAGDESTHTVLSSDGVSIRYDDLGAGDPALVFVHGWSCDRSYWAEQIEHFAQSHRVVNIDLAGHGDSGLDRTVWTMQAFGEDVAAVVNALDLNNFVLVGHSMGGKVIVEAARQLGDRVIGVVGVDTFHRGGRETPREQQEEVFEQLAEDQAGFIATFVDRTFVEQSDPAIKEWVKADMAAAPYASAVGARQASGNYDATPAVASLNVPFVLINSDFLPTDVAHLEANAEQFLFLEMSEVGHFLMMEDPETFNALLSAVLADIR; via the coding sequence ATGGTGGTCATGAACCGCTTCGCCTTCCTGCTGCTTGCCGTATGGCTGCTCGCGGGGGCCGCGGCAGGCGACGAAAGTACGCATACCGTGCTCTCGTCGGATGGCGTGAGCATTCGTTACGACGATCTTGGGGCGGGCGATCCCGCGCTGGTGTTCGTTCACGGCTGGAGCTGCGACCGCAGTTACTGGGCGGAGCAGATCGAGCACTTCGCCCAATCGCATCGGGTCGTGAACATCGACCTGGCCGGGCACGGCGACTCGGGCCTGGACCGCACCGTGTGGACCATGCAGGCCTTCGGCGAAGACGTTGCCGCGGTCGTCAACGCGCTCGACCTGAACAATTTCGTGCTGGTCGGCCACTCGATGGGCGGCAAGGTCATCGTCGAGGCCGCCCGGCAGCTGGGCGACCGCGTTATTGGCGTCGTGGGCGTGGACACCTTTCACCGCGGCGGCCGCGAAACGCCCCGGGAACAGCAGGAAGAAGTGTTCGAACAGCTCGCCGAGGACCAGGCGGGCTTCATCGCGACCTTCGTGGACCGCACTTTCGTAGAGCAGAGCGACCCGGCCATCAAGGAGTGGGTGAAGGCGGACATGGCGGCGGCGCCCTACGCCTCGGCGGTGGGCGCACGGCAGGCCAGCGGCAACTACGACGCCACGCCGGCGGTCGCGTCGCTAAACGTGCCGTTCGTGCTGATCAACTCGGATTTCCTGCCCACCGACGTCGCGCATCTCGAAGCGAATGCGGAGCAGTTCCTGTTTCTCGAGATGTCCGAAGTCGGGCACTTCCTGATGATGGAGGACCCGGAGACCTTCAACGCCCTGCTGTCCGCGGTGCTAGCGGATATAAGATGA
- a CDS encoding NAD(P)-binding protein produces the protein MSGTSGGGGAMGTAINRRDFVKAGVAAGLSAGVVRAATAATNPDVIVIGAGLSGLNAMLLLEELGVRAICLEGRERPGGRLLSDPNVAGNPEWGGDSILGAYARMQDTASRLDIPLIDHHARRDMSPEAHRDPARVELALGGQVIPRDEWPTHPLNDMPAGARDRFPGRGYFQSVIAQHNPLASFADWVEPESAQYDGSAYEFFKGLGWSDAAIELNYNTNVQYGTSAHDVSMLMWYFVQAWFKLQSDVARVAYKVHGGNQRFTDTMANALNGEVHYGKRVIGIRNNESGVEVHCHDGSVYRAARVICSLPIPTMRWVKFDPLLPPAKAKAIQTVQVQKITKVIMVPTSPFWEEDGLNPAMWTDTDAGEIRALREGEDSNSVTCLMSWARGHLADRLDTLGHEGGMAQVLSAYEQLRPASKGKLELAGAKSWQTDPFAGGDWAIWAPGQVIECLPALIEPAGRIHFCGEHTATANRGMEGAMESGERVAFEVWDLL, from the coding sequence ATGAGCGGCACTTCAGGAGGCGGAGGCGCAATGGGCACGGCAATCAACCGGCGGGATTTCGTGAAGGCGGGAGTGGCGGCGGGCTTAAGCGCGGGCGTCGTCCGCGCCGCCACAGCCGCCACGAATCCCGACGTGATCGTGATCGGAGCGGGCCTTTCCGGGCTCAATGCAATGCTGCTGCTCGAAGAACTGGGTGTGCGGGCGATCTGCCTGGAGGGGCGCGAGCGGCCCGGCGGGCGCTTGCTCAGCGACCCCAACGTGGCCGGCAACCCCGAATGGGGCGGCGATTCCATTCTCGGCGCCTATGCCCGGATGCAGGACACCGCCAGCCGCCTCGACATTCCGCTGATCGACCATCACGCGCGCCGGGACATGTCGCCCGAAGCCCACCGCGATCCGGCACGGGTGGAACTGGCGCTGGGCGGGCAGGTCATTCCCCGGGACGAATGGCCGACGCATCCGCTCAACGACATGCCCGCCGGGGCCCGCGACCGCTTTCCCGGGCGCGGTTATTTCCAGAGCGTGATCGCCCAGCACAACCCGCTGGCGTCGTTCGCCGACTGGGTGGAGCCGGAAAGCGCGCAATACGACGGCTCGGCCTACGAATTCTTCAAGGGGCTGGGCTGGAGCGACGCGGCCATCGAACTGAACTACAACACCAACGTGCAGTACGGAACATCGGCCCACGACGTTTCCATGCTCATGTGGTACTTCGTCCAGGCCTGGTTCAAGCTGCAGAGCGACGTGGCGCGCGTGGCCTACAAGGTCCACGGCGGCAACCAGCGCTTCACCGACACCATGGCGAATGCGCTCAACGGCGAGGTGCACTACGGCAAGCGGGTGATCGGCATTCGCAACAACGAGTCGGGCGTGGAGGTGCACTGCCACGACGGCAGCGTCTATCGGGCGGCCCGCGTGATCTGCTCGCTGCCCATTCCCACGATGCGCTGGGTGAAGTTTGACCCGCTGCTGCCGCCGGCCAAGGCCAAGGCGATTCAGACCGTGCAGGTGCAGAAGATCACCAAGGTCATCATGGTGCCGACGAGCCCGTTCTGGGAGGAGGACGGACTGAATCCCGCGATGTGGACCGACACGGACGCAGGCGAAATTCGCGCGCTGCGGGAAGGCGAGGATTCGAATTCCGTGACCTGCCTGATGTCCTGGGCCCGCGGGCACCTGGCCGACCGTTTGGACACGCTGGGGCACGAGGGCGGGATGGCGCAGGTGCTGTCGGCCTACGAACAGTTGCGCCCTGCCTCCAAAGGCAAGCTCGAACTCGCGGGCGCCAAGTCCTGGCAGACCGACCCCTTCGCGGGCGGCGACTGGGCCATCTGGGCGCCCGGGCAGGTCATCGAATGCCTGCCGGCCCTGATCGAGCCGGCCGGGCGCATTCACTTCTGCGGCGAACACACGGCCACCGCCAACCGCGGCATGGAGGGCGCAATGGAGTCCGGCGAGCGGGTCGCCTTCGAGGTCTGGGACCTCCTGTAG
- a CDS encoding aminopeptidase P family protein, translating into MAMKVNRRAALGGLAASALAAPALAKAADRPKRHIPPKPEIEGGALINKDRAYSVMEEYGLAGLIALDPINVYYMTNVRTIGVRFITEYPGFATMSPDPDMPIYLVSGSSAAWDIANRDRETAELMPYGYGGWNAAAFNTDGQPEEPTGGTTRHYHFRDDVELTPREQRWKAASDSFRDDIAASAAWGLARALKAQGITKGRVAVDDMRIARFLAQTDLPDVECVDGYGVIQLIRMVKTPQELAYQKLGSWNNGEACMATINALEPGMRHTDVEQIFLAECAIRGNRVNNVIAGMPGGNFPDDGVLVAGKPYLIDCVSNYKGYMGDIARTFFFGDPPKEVEMRRRANQLAREAVFDAIRPGVKYSTLRQIGLDTMIKAGMPAHAVFVTPHSVGLQHDDNPMRMPNFGVDAFDHVLEENMTLTVDLPYLEVGWGSGHNEDLFRVTKSGYEPYNTERDPFLVL; encoded by the coding sequence ATGGCCATGAAGGTGAACCGACGCGCGGCGCTGGGCGGACTCGCCGCCTCGGCGCTGGCCGCGCCCGCCCTTGCAAAGGCGGCGGACAGGCCGAAGCGCCACATCCCGCCGAAGCCGGAGATCGAGGGCGGGGCGCTCATCAACAAGGACCGCGCTTATTCCGTCATGGAGGAATACGGGCTTGCCGGGCTGATCGCGCTGGATCCGATCAACGTCTATTACATGACCAACGTCAGGACCATCGGCGTGCGCTTCATCACCGAGTATCCGGGCTTCGCGACGATGTCGCCGGATCCGGACATGCCGATCTACCTGGTCTCCGGGTCGTCCGCCGCCTGGGACATCGCCAACCGGGACCGCGAGACCGCCGAGCTCATGCCCTACGGCTACGGCGGATGGAACGCGGCGGCTTTCAACACCGATGGCCAGCCTGAAGAACCCACGGGCGGGACGACCCGTCACTATCACTTTCGCGACGATGTCGAGCTGACGCCTCGCGAGCAGCGCTGGAAGGCGGCTTCGGACAGCTTCCGCGACGACATCGCCGCCAGCGCGGCCTGGGGCCTGGCCCGCGCGCTGAAGGCCCAGGGCATCACCAAAGGCCGCGTCGCGGTGGACGATATGCGTATCGCCCGGTTCCTCGCGCAGACTGACCTGCCGGACGTCGAGTGCGTCGACGGTTACGGCGTGATCCAGCTGATCCGCATGGTCAAGACGCCGCAGGAACTCGCCTATCAGAAGCTCGGAAGCTGGAACAACGGCGAAGCCTGCATGGCCACGATCAACGCGCTGGAACCCGGGATGCGCCATACCGACGTGGAGCAGATCTTTCTTGCCGAATGCGCGATCCGGGGCAACCGCGTCAACAACGTCATCGCCGGCATGCCCGGCGGCAACTTCCCCGACGACGGCGTACTGGTGGCGGGCAAGCCGTATCTGATCGACTGCGTGAGCAACTACAAGGGCTATATGGGCGACATCGCGCGCACCTTTTTCTTCGGCGATCCGCCGAAGGAAGTCGAGATGCGCCGGCGCGCCAACCAGCTGGCCCGCGAGGCGGTGTTCGACGCCATCCGACCGGGCGTGAAATACTCCACCTTGCGTCAAATCGGCCTCGACACGATGATCAAGGCCGGCATGCCGGCGCACGCCGTGTTCGTGACGCCCCACTCGGTGGGCCTGCAGCACGACGACAATCCGATGCGCATGCCGAACTTCGGCGTCGATGCCTTCGACCACGTGCTTGAGGAGAACATGACGCTGACCGTGGACCTGCCCTACCTTGAAGTCGGCTGGGGCTCAGGCCACAACGAGGACCTGTTCCGGGTCACGAAGAGCGGTTACGAGCCGTACAACACCGAACGGGACCCGTTCCTGGTTCTGTAA
- a CDS encoding type II toxin-antitoxin system death-on-curing family toxin: MSGADSASWRWVEAGVVHAIHDRQLAEHGGKDGVRDAGAIESALARPINKAAYQDVDAAGLAAAYAYGLSRNHGFSDGNKRTAWVTARVFLADNGAKISFDRLDAIQTMEGVAAGEISEKELAEWFRSRLVS, translated from the coding sequence GTGAGCGGCGCCGACTCCGCGTCGTGGCGCTGGGTAGAGGCCGGCGTTGTGCATGCCATACACGACCGTCAGCTCGCCGAGCACGGGGGAAAGGACGGCGTTCGGGATGCCGGTGCAATCGAATCGGCGCTGGCGCGGCCGATCAACAAGGCGGCATACCAGGATGTCGACGCCGCGGGGTTGGCGGCGGCTTATGCGTACGGCCTGTCAAGGAACCACGGTTTCTCCGACGGCAACAAGCGCACGGCATGGGTCACGGCGCGCGTCTTCCTGGCCGATAACGGCGCAAAAATTTCCTTCGACCGCCTTGATGCGATACAGACCATGGAGGGCGTTGCGGCAGGCGAAATCAGCGAAAAAGAACTTGCCGAATGGTTCCGCTCGCGGCTTGTGTCGTGA
- a CDS encoding transcriptional regulator, protein MPAFKITTVGASSGIILTKEAMARLRVKKGDRLYLTEAPGDAFRLTPYDPEFARQMELAEQIMHEDREVLRALAK, encoded by the coding sequence ATGCCTGCTTTCAAGATCACAACCGTTGGTGCGTCGTCCGGCATAATTCTCACGAAGGAAGCCATGGCGCGCTTGCGCGTAAAGAAAGGCGACCGGCTGTATCTGACGGAAGCCCCGGGCGATGCGTTTCGCCTGACTCCCTACGACCCCGAGTTTGCGCGCCAGATGGAATTGGCCGAGCAGATCATGCATGAAGACCGCGAGGTGCTGCGGGCGCTGGCAAAGTGA
- a CDS encoding DNA-3-methyladenine glycosylase 2 family protein, producing MNDPGDQIVPHWNEARTALLRADPVLARLIRAAGKSVLQPRNDAFYSLSRSIVAQQISVHAAEAVWQRLLGAIGDVTPGAVCNQTEDAMRACGLSRRKASYLVNLAEHFRDGALADKPWNRMEDEQVIETLVEIRGIGRWTAEMFLIFHLLKPDVLPVTDIGIQKAIARHYNAGERLTAEELIAIAEPWRPWRSVASWYLWRSLDAIPVEY from the coding sequence ATGAACGACCCAGGCGATCAGATCGTCCCGCACTGGAACGAGGCGCGCACCGCGTTGCTTCGCGCCGACCCGGTGCTCGCCAGGCTGATCCGAGCCGCCGGGAAGTCCGTACTGCAACCGCGCAACGACGCGTTCTATTCGCTGTCACGCTCCATCGTCGCGCAGCAGATCTCCGTCCATGCCGCTGAGGCCGTGTGGCAGCGACTGCTCGGAGCAATTGGCGATGTGACGCCCGGCGCGGTTTGCAATCAAACGGAAGATGCAATGCGCGCATGCGGCCTGTCGCGGCGCAAGGCGTCCTATCTGGTGAACCTGGCGGAGCATTTCAGGGATGGCGCCCTCGCCGACAAGCCGTGGAATCGCATGGAGGACGAGCAGGTTATCGAAACGCTGGTCGAGATCAGGGGCATCGGCCGCTGGACGGCGGAAATGTTCCTGATCTTTCACCTGCTGAAGCCCGACGTTCTGCCCGTCACCGACATCGGCATCCAGAAGGCGATCGCGCGCCACTACAACGCCGGAGAGCGCCTCACGGCCGAGGAACTGATCGCCATCGCGGAGCCCTGGCGCCCCTGGCGCTCCGTGGCCTCCTGGTACCTGTGGCGCAGCCTCGACGCGATCCCCGTCGAATACTAA
- a CDS encoding multidrug effflux MFS transporter has product MSQPAATPALRTGEFVPLIALLISLVALAIDAMLPALPAIGEDLGVAQRNDVQFVITAVFLGMSMGQIVFGPLSDRIGRKPAIHAGLVLFMAGCLMSIYARSFEVMIAGRVLQGIGVSAPRVVVMALVRDQYAGRQMARLMSFTMGVFIIVPTIAPALGQWIQYLSGWRAIFAVFFAVAAVGFLWFAIRQPETLPSERRRSLSPRAIGRTAVEVVKIRIALGYTLASGCVFAPFLAYLSTSQQIFQDVYGTGALFPFYFGVLALAVGAATFVNGRLVMQYGMRKLSRGAMSLATIASVVGLGLTFAFDGVLPFWLFMAYLLFVFVCVGLLFGNLGALAMQPLGHIAGVGAAVIASLSTLVSVPLGAFVAYIFDGTLYALIASYVVFGVGALAAMKWADGGWMPRRRRAALKASADL; this is encoded by the coding sequence ATGAGCCAGCCTGCCGCCACCCCTGCCCTGCGTACGGGCGAGTTCGTGCCGCTTATCGCGCTGCTGATCTCGTTGGTTGCGCTGGCGATCGACGCGATGCTGCCGGCGCTGCCGGCGATCGGCGAGGACCTCGGGGTGGCGCAGCGCAACGACGTGCAGTTCGTCATCACGGCGGTGTTCCTCGGGATGAGCATGGGCCAGATCGTTTTCGGCCCGCTGTCCGACCGGATTGGCCGCAAGCCTGCCATCCATGCCGGCCTCGTGCTGTTCATGGCCGGCTGCCTGATGAGTATTTACGCGCGCAGCTTCGAAGTGATGATCGCGGGGCGGGTGCTGCAGGGCATCGGCGTTTCGGCGCCGCGGGTGGTGGTCATGGCGCTGGTGCGCGACCAGTACGCGGGCCGTCAGATGGCGCGCCTGATGTCGTTCACGATGGGCGTATTCATTATCGTTCCCACAATCGCCCCGGCGCTGGGCCAGTGGATCCAGTATCTCAGCGGCTGGCGCGCAATATTCGCCGTGTTCTTTGCCGTCGCCGCGGTCGGCTTTCTCTGGTTCGCGATTCGCCAGCCCGAAACGCTGCCCTCGGAACGCCGCCGGTCGCTGTCCCCGCGCGCGATCGGCAGGACGGCCGTGGAAGTCGTCAAGATCCGGATCGCGCTCGGATACACGCTGGCCAGCGGATGCGTGTTCGCGCCGTTCCTGGCCTACCTGAGCACGTCGCAGCAGATCTTCCAGGACGTTTACGGCACCGGCGCGCTGTTTCCCTTCTATTTCGGCGTGCTGGCGCTGGCAGTGGGGGCCGCAACGTTCGTCAACGGCCGCCTCGTGATGCAGTACGGGATGCGAAAACTGTCCCGTGGGGCAATGTCCCTGGCCACGATCGCATCGGTCGTGGGCCTGGGGCTGACCTTCGCCTTCGACGGAGTGCTCCCGTTCTGGCTGTTCATGGCCTATTTGCTGTTCGTGTTCGTGTGCGTTGGCCTGCTGTTCGGCAACCTGGGGGCGCTGGCCATGCAGCCCCTGGGGCATATTGCCGGCGTGGGCGCCGCGGTGATCGCCTCGCTGTCCACGCTGGTTTCGGTTCCGCTGGGAGCGTTCGTGGCCTACATCTTCGACGGCACGCTCTACGCGCTGATCGCGTCCTACGTGGTGTTCGGCGTGGGAGCTCTCGCCGCCATGAAATGGGCCGACGGAGGCTGGATGCCGCGCCGGCGTCGTGCGGCCCTGAAAGCAAGCGCCGATCTATAG
- a CDS encoding carboxylesterase family protein — translation MPDNAPVITSRGEAVSRTTLNRSALAALACGALLAGCGQQPESGNTVQEPRSFVQVATVQGEVQGTAEDGLVEYKGIPYAAPPTGDLRWRAPQSALVRDTVLVAEDYGNRCIQQPRTEGFAMNDAFTQPQSEDCLNLNIYRPDNGDARLPVMVWIPGGGLTAGSGSRPVNHGGKLARLGVVVVAINYRLGSFGFFAHPELSAQDPDGGRLFNYGLMDQIAALEWVRDNIEAFGGDPANVTIFGESAGGYSVFALVASPAAQGLFAKGISQSGYGRRGQPRVASLTSEGEASIEEMGVELAERMGTPEAGLDELRAQPAEKVVEATDFSNFIALATDGVVLVDDLWPVYDRGDAARVPLMIGATDSEFTMGPPEAQRAQLLRFMSEDVLDAMTTFYGNETQRDTYMYSEYVFHAQNRGVAVAHEKAGNAVYAYRFAMPGVDVERRELNGETIYGAYHAGDLPYMFGNFTGDHYDPTEPDETQRAVSQQMMRYWTNFARTGNPNGEGLPEWPVAEYENTMYFTPDGVQARKDSWLARLDALNELVGL, via the coding sequence ATGCCGGATAATGCGCCGGTCATTACTTCACGAGGGGAAGCCGTGTCGAGAACCACGCTGAATCGATCCGCCCTTGCAGCGCTTGCATGCGGCGCGCTGTTGGCCGGCTGCGGGCAGCAGCCGGAATCCGGAAACACCGTGCAGGAGCCCCGGTCGTTTGTGCAGGTTGCAACCGTCCAGGGCGAAGTGCAGGGAACCGCCGAAGACGGGCTGGTGGAATACAAGGGCATTCCTTACGCCGCCCCGCCCACCGGCGATCTGCGCTGGCGCGCGCCTCAATCGGCGCTTGTGCGGGACACGGTCCTGGTCGCCGAAGATTACGGCAACCGGTGCATACAGCAGCCGCGCACCGAAGGCTTTGCGATGAACGATGCCTTCACCCAGCCGCAGAGCGAGGACTGCCTGAATCTGAACATCTATCGCCCGGACAATGGCGATGCACGACTGCCGGTGATGGTCTGGATTCCGGGCGGCGGGCTGACGGCCGGCTCCGGTTCCAGGCCGGTCAACCACGGCGGCAAGCTGGCCAGGCTCGGGGTGGTGGTCGTGGCGATCAACTACCGCCTCGGCAGTTTCGGGTTCTTCGCGCACCCGGAGCTGTCGGCGCAGGACCCCGACGGCGGGCGCCTGTTCAACTACGGGCTCATGGACCAGATCGCCGCGCTGGAATGGGTGCGGGACAACATCGAGGCGTTCGGCGGGGATCCGGCCAACGTGACGATCTTCGGAGAATCGGCCGGCGGCTATTCGGTCTTTGCCCTGGTCGCGTCGCCGGCGGCGCAGGGATTGTTTGCCAAGGGCATTTCACAGTCCGGATACGGCCGCAGGGGACAGCCGCGGGTCGCTTCGCTGACCAGCGAGGGCGAGGCGTCCATTGAAGAGATGGGCGTGGAGCTGGCGGAACGGATGGGAACGCCCGAGGCCGGCCTCGACGAACTCCGGGCGCAGCCTGCGGAGAAGGTCGTCGAAGCGACCGACTTCAGCAACTTCATCGCCCTTGCCACCGACGGCGTGGTTCTTGTCGATGACCTGTGGCCCGTCTACGACCGGGGCGATGCGGCGAGAGTGCCGCTGATGATCGGCGCCACCGACTCCGAGTTCACGATGGGCCCGCCCGAAGCGCAACGTGCGCAATTGCTCCGCTTCATGAGCGAGGATGTGCTTGATGCAATGACGACTTTCTACGGGAATGAAACGCAGCGCGACACCTACATGTACAGCGAGTACGTGTTTCATGCGCAAAATCGCGGCGTTGCCGTTGCGCACGAAAAAGCCGGCAATGCCGTCTATGCCTACCGGTTCGCGATGCCCGGCGTGGACGTGGAACGGCGCGAACTGAACGGCGAGACGATCTACGGCGCCTATCACGCGGGCGACCTGCCGTACATGTTCGGCAATTTCACCGGCGATCATTACGATCCGACCGAGCCGGACGAAACGCAGCGCGCCGTTTCGCAACAGATGATGCGCTACTGGACCAATTTCGCCCGCACCGGCAACCCCAACGGCGAGGGCCTGCCGGAATGGCCGGTGGCGGAGTACGAAAACACGATGTACTTCACGCCCGACGGCGTGCAGGCGCGGAAAGACAGCTGGCTCGCGCGCCTCGACGCGCTGAACGAGCTTGTGGGCTTGTGA
- a CDS encoding helix-turn-helix transcriptional regulator, translated as MVQSKRLVNALKETLKSRDITYADVAEHLGLSLSSVKRQFSTQRFSLNRLEQVCDLAGIDLLELARLAEERRLRVAALTEEQERQLVSDPTLLLTTVCVLNRWTFERIVDRYGFTTVQLTNLLVRLDRIGLIELLPAKRIRLRIARNFAWLPGGPIHRYFVDRVQGEFLSGEFDPERDLHRFSWGMLSDPSAAQLRAKIAEVMDAFDDLTRRDEVRADAAAGTCFLVALRRWEPTAFQSFRHSNLSDAG; from the coding sequence ATGGTTCAATCAAAGCGTCTCGTGAATGCACTGAAGGAGACCCTGAAGTCGCGGGACATCACGTACGCCGACGTTGCCGAGCACCTCGGCCTGTCCCTCAGCAGCGTCAAGAGGCAGTTCTCCACCCAGCGGTTCTCGCTGAACAGGCTCGAGCAGGTGTGCGACCTGGCGGGCATCGATCTGCTGGAACTGGCCCGCCTTGCGGAGGAAAGACGGCTGCGCGTCGCCGCATTGACGGAGGAACAGGAGCGGCAACTGGTAAGCGACCCCACGCTGCTGCTCACCACTGTCTGTGTGCTCAATCGCTGGACGTTCGAAAGGATTGTCGACCGCTACGGGTTCACGACGGTTCAGTTGACCAATCTGCTGGTGCGGCTCGATCGCATCGGCCTGATCGAACTGCTCCCTGCGAAACGTATCCGGCTGCGCATCGCGCGCAACTTCGCCTGGCTGCCCGGAGGACCGATACACCGGTATTTCGTGGACCGCGTGCAGGGCGAATTCCTTTCCGGCGAGTTCGATCCCGAACGCGACCTGCACCGCTTTTCCTGGGGCATGCTGTCGGACCCGTCGGCGGCGCAGCTGCGCGCAAAGATCGCCGAGGTGATGGACGCCTTCGACGATCTGACCCGCCGCGACGAGGTGCGCGCGGACGCTGCCGCGGGGACCTGCTTTCTCGTCGCGCTGCGCCGCTGGGAACCGACCGCGTTTCAGTCGTTCCGGCACTCGAACCTTTCCGATGCCGGATAA